In one Pasteuria penetrans genomic region, the following are encoded:
- the thrS gene encoding threonine--tRNA ligase, whose product MGTSIRLPNGTIRTYPMAPSVREVAESISPSLARKALAGSVDDRLVDLASRVSEGSTVRVVTLADVEGLHIYRHTAAHVLAQALRRLYPDVKLGIGPVIEDGFYYDVDLSYSLRSEDLPRVQEIMDDIVREDFPIVRREVTREEAMEFFADDPLKIELIRDLPADSVLSLYTQGEFTDLCRGPHLPTTGCLRAFQLLHVAGAYWRGDTSRPMLQRVYGVAFAKKRELEDYLHFREEAQRRDHRKLGRSLQLFLFVHEAPGMPIYLPKGLAIRAELEQMVRSFQVGMGYQEVRTPTLMHQSLWERSGHMKHYHDDMYFTESDGVPYVLKPMNCPAHMLIFKHQLRSYRDLPLRISEFGQVHRNELSGALGGLLRVRTFTQDDAHIFVREEQIEDEVRAVLSLVDKVYGVFGFSYEIELSTRPDSSMGESSLWERAECALLRSMKRGGVPYQIRDGEGAFYGPKIDIHVRDALRRRHQCATIQLDFQLPIQFDLAYVGEDNKLHRPVVIHRAICGSLDRFLAILIEHFGGEFPFWMAPVQAKVLSVAAPFMDYAREVTHHLQAAGFRVVADVREEKLGYKIREGEQQKVPFLLVVGENEVARKVVNVRQRQSRQQWACSLEHLMEGFRVLSEDRVLKWTKEFFE is encoded by the coding sequence ATGGGTACTTCTATCCGTCTACCTAATGGCACTATACGTACATATCCGATGGCTCCTTCCGTGAGGGAGGTCGCCGAGTCGATAAGTCCATCGTTGGCCCGGAAGGCGCTTGCCGGTTCCGTGGATGATCGGTTAGTGGATCTAGCATCGCGTGTGTCGGAGGGTTCTACCGTGCGTGTTGTTACATTAGCAGACGTCGAGGGTTTGCATATATATCGGCACACGGCGGCCCATGTTCTGGCCCAGGCTTTGCGGCGTCTCTACCCCGATGTCAAGTTGGGGATAGGGCCTGTTATTGAGGATGGTTTTTATTATGATGTGGATTTGTCCTACTCTCTACGGTCGGAGGATCTACCCCGGGTGCAGGAGATCATGGATGATATTGTTCGTGAGGATTTTCCCATTGTACGAAGAGAGGTAACACGTGAAGAGGCTATGGAGTTCTTTGCGGATGATCCCCTCAAGATAGAGTTGATTCGTGATTTGCCCGCTGATTCCGTTCTGTCCCTCTACACGCAGGGGGAGTTTACCGATCTTTGTCGCGGTCCTCATTTACCGACTACGGGTTGTTTGCGCGCCTTCCAATTGTTGCATGTGGCGGGCGCGTATTGGCGTGGGGATACCAGTCGACCTATGCTACAAAGGGTGTACGGGGTTGCCTTTGCGAAGAAGAGGGAATTGGAAGATTACTTACATTTTCGTGAAGAGGCCCAGCGGCGTGATCATCGCAAATTAGGGCGTTCTCTCCAGTTGTTTTTGTTCGTGCATGAGGCTCCTGGTATGCCTATTTATTTGCCTAAGGGGCTAGCGATTCGTGCAGAGCTGGAACAGATGGTTCGTAGTTTTCAGGTTGGGATGGGGTACCAGGAGGTACGGACACCGACATTGATGCATCAGAGTCTGTGGGAGAGATCGGGGCATATGAAGCACTATCATGACGACATGTATTTCACAGAGTCGGATGGTGTTCCTTATGTCCTGAAGCCAATGAATTGCCCGGCACACATGCTGATTTTTAAACACCAGTTGCGTTCCTATAGAGATTTACCTCTGCGTATTTCTGAGTTTGGTCAGGTACATCGGAACGAGTTATCGGGGGCATTAGGGGGGTTGCTCCGTGTTCGTACTTTTACGCAGGATGATGCGCATATTTTTGTCCGGGAAGAGCAGATCGAGGATGAGGTAAGGGCCGTTCTCTCCTTGGTAGACAAAGTGTACGGGGTGTTCGGTTTTTCCTATGAGATCGAACTTTCCACGCGTCCAGATTCTTCTATGGGTGAAAGTTCTTTGTGGGAAAGGGCGGAGTGTGCCCTCCTCCGGTCAATGAAGAGGGGCGGGGTTCCCTATCAGATACGGGATGGCGAAGGTGCTTTCTATGGCCCCAAAATCGATATTCATGTTCGGGATGCTCTGCGTCGTCGTCATCAATGTGCCACGATCCAGTTGGATTTTCAGTTGCCCATTCAGTTTGATCTTGCGTACGTAGGTGAGGATAATAAGTTACACCGCCCTGTTGTCATCCACCGTGCCATTTGCGGTTCACTGGATCGTTTTCTCGCTATACTCATTGAGCACTTTGGGGGTGAGTTTCCTTTTTGGATGGCACCCGTGCAGGCAAAGGTGTTGTCTGTGGCGGCCCCCTTTATGGATTATGCACGTGAGGTGACCCATCATTTACAAGCGGCTGGGTTCCGTGTGGTTGCCGATGTACGTGAGGAGAAGTTGGGTTACAAGATTCGTGAGGGTGAACAGCAGAAGGTTCCCTTCCTGTTGGTGGTAGGTGAGAATGAGGTAGCTCGAAAAGTCGTGAATGTTCGCCAACGACAGTCCCGTCAGCAGTGGGCTTGTTCTTTGGAGCACTTGATGGAGGGTTTCCGTGTTCTGTCCGAGGATCGGGTGTTGAAATGGACAAAGGAATTTTTTGAGTGA
- the rpsA gene encoding 30S ribosomal protein S1, which translates to MVDEMKEGMSDICSFSIEEGEIVTGTVSRIEKNQALIDVEGCEVGAILPISELSSLHVDEVGDVLSEGSEIKAKVLRWDKEEGKLILSKRMLDAEEAWDRLMAQYENGEFIKVRVAEVVKGGLVVDLGVRGFIPASLVERHFVEDFSDYKGRELTLKIIEIDPQNNKLILSAKAVQEEEATRKRKEVFETLKAGDVVEGTVQRLVDFGAFICLEDCVDGLCHISEICWSRVEHPSAVLKVGDQVKCKVLKIDPERERISLSIKETQEGPWDEASRKLREGDVVSGSVKRLVSFGAFVEVCPGVEGLVHISEMSDSHVVSPSAVLTEGQNVNVKILSVNVADRRISLTMRGVPNDLGSSLSYCEDGGEPSSCTIRDDHDRGHGKRGTGDRDEFPDEQDSGNRSNLNVTLGDMYPELRRLK; encoded by the coding sequence ATGGTGGACGAAATGAAGGAAGGTATGTCAGATATATGCTCCTTTTCTATCGAGGAGGGGGAAATCGTCACGGGGACGGTTTCCAGAATTGAAAAGAATCAGGCGTTGATTGATGTGGAAGGATGCGAAGTGGGTGCCATTCTGCCTATTTCAGAATTGTCGAGTCTACATGTAGATGAAGTGGGCGATGTGTTATCGGAGGGCAGTGAGATCAAGGCCAAGGTTCTGCGTTGGGACAAGGAAGAGGGAAAGTTGATTCTCTCCAAGCGGATGTTGGATGCGGAAGAGGCCTGGGATCGTTTGATGGCTCAGTATGAGAATGGTGAATTCATCAAGGTGAGGGTTGCGGAGGTTGTAAAGGGCGGCTTGGTGGTCGATCTGGGTGTGCGTGGCTTTATTCCTGCGTCCCTAGTAGAACGTCATTTTGTGGAGGATTTTTCCGATTATAAGGGACGTGAGCTAACCCTTAAGATCATTGAGATCGATCCACAGAATAATAAGCTTATTTTGTCCGCAAAAGCAGTTCAGGAGGAAGAGGCTACCCGTAAACGCAAGGAGGTATTTGAGACCCTCAAGGCAGGCGATGTGGTGGAAGGTACGGTGCAGCGTCTGGTTGATTTCGGTGCATTCATTTGCCTGGAGGACTGTGTGGATGGGCTTTGTCATATCTCCGAGATTTGTTGGTCTAGGGTTGAGCACCCGTCTGCTGTGCTCAAGGTCGGCGATCAGGTGAAATGTAAAGTCCTGAAAATTGATCCAGAGAGGGAGCGGATCAGTCTTAGCATTAAGGAGACACAGGAGGGTCCCTGGGACGAAGCCTCGAGAAAGCTTCGTGAGGGCGATGTCGTTTCGGGTAGTGTCAAGCGTCTTGTTTCCTTTGGTGCTTTTGTGGAGGTGTGTCCGGGTGTGGAAGGGCTTGTGCATATCTCAGAAATGTCCGATTCCCACGTGGTATCCCCATCCGCTGTGCTTACTGAGGGTCAGAATGTTAATGTTAAGATCCTGAGTGTTAACGTAGCGGATCGTCGCATCAGTCTCACAATGCGGGGTGTACCTAATGATTTGGGATCATCGTTGTCCTATTGCGAGGACGGGGGTGAACCATCCTCTTGCACTATTCGTGATGACCATGACAGAGGTCATGGTAAACGTGGTACGGGGGATCGTGATGAATTCCCTGATGAACAGGACAGCGGAAATCGCTCCAATCTCAATGTGACACTCGGGGACATGTATCCTGAATTGCGCAGGTTAAAGTAA
- the infC gene encoding translation initiation factor IF-3, translating to MGNYSRRWKVISKEQQHQLNEAIRASEVRLIAKDGEQLGVRPFREALQLAHEANMDLVNVAPQAKPPVCRIMDYGKFCYEQRRREKEARRNQQVMRMKEVRLSPSIDDHDIRTKLRNVIRFLGQGDKVKLSIRFRGREMAHQDIGRRILERVAGEVRNISEVERPPRLEGRQMIMILSPKTQQQLAIVEKQQKEG from the coding sequence ATGGGAAATTATTCTCGGAGGTGGAAGGTTATTAGCAAGGAACAACAGCACCAGCTCAATGAGGCGATACGTGCAAGCGAGGTGCGTCTGATCGCAAAGGATGGTGAGCAGCTCGGGGTGCGCCCCTTTCGTGAAGCGCTCCAGTTAGCCCATGAAGCCAATATGGATCTGGTGAACGTTGCTCCACAAGCCAAGCCCCCTGTTTGCCGTATTATGGATTACGGGAAGTTTTGTTATGAACAAAGAAGGCGGGAGAAGGAGGCGCGTCGGAATCAACAGGTAATGCGGATGAAGGAGGTACGTCTTAGTCCATCCATTGATGATCACGATATTCGAACGAAGTTGCGTAATGTGATTCGTTTCTTGGGTCAAGGGGATAAGGTGAAATTATCCATCCGTTTTCGGGGTAGGGAAATGGCGCACCAGGATATAGGACGCCGTATTTTAGAGCGTGTGGCTGGGGAAGTGCGAAATATTTCCGAGGTGGAGCGCCCGCCACGTTTGGAAGGCCGACAGATGATCATGATTCTGTCACCAAAGACCCAGCAGCAATTGGCCATCGTGGAAAAACAGCAGAAGGAAGGCTGA
- the trxA gene encoding thioredoxin — MAIRETTDTKFSKEVESADAGTVLVDFWAPWCGPCKRLNPVLEEVNKAIGSKVSIIKLNVDENPQSAENHGVMGIPALILFQNGKVRAKSTGLQSKEQLVNWINENL, encoded by the coding sequence ATGGCAATTCGGGAGACTACGGATACAAAGTTTTCTAAAGAAGTGGAGAGTGCGGATGCAGGAACGGTGTTGGTGGATTTTTGGGCACCATGGTGTGGACCCTGCAAAAGGTTAAATCCCGTATTAGAAGAGGTGAATAAGGCAATAGGTAGTAAGGTTTCTATCATTAAGCTCAATGTGGATGAGAATCCCCAATCTGCAGAGAATCATGGTGTCATGGGGATCCCTGCACTCATTTTATTCCAAAATGGGAAAGTGAGAGCCAAATCCACAGGCTTACAGTCCAAAGAGCAGTTGGTAAATTGGATCAATGAAAATCTGTAG
- the rplT gene encoding 50S ribosomal protein L20: MARVKIGNLARKRRKKILRLAKGYYGARSRSFKAAKQQVMKSLVYAYRDRRRRKRDFRRLWIMRINAAVRQQGLPYGQFMHGLRKAGVTMNRKMLADIAVRDGKAFAELVRAARGGLSRDDGHSSSKSNAS, from the coding sequence ATGGCACGCGTGAAGATCGGTAATTTGGCGCGCAAGCGTCGTAAGAAGATTTTACGTTTGGCTAAAGGATACTACGGGGCTCGTAGTCGTTCTTTCAAGGCGGCCAAGCAGCAGGTTATGAAGTCCCTGGTATATGCCTATCGGGATCGCAGGAGGCGTAAGCGGGACTTTCGTAGATTGTGGATTATGAGGATCAACGCTGCTGTTCGTCAGCAGGGGCTCCCCTATGGGCAGTTTATGCATGGCTTACGTAAGGCCGGTGTAACTATGAACAGGAAAATGCTGGCTGACATCGCGGTACGCGACGGGAAAGCCTTTGCAGAACTGGTCAGGGCGGCTCGTGGGGGTCTTTCGAGAGATGATGGGCATAGTAGCAGTAAATCGAATGCTTCATAG
- the uvrC gene encoding excinuclease ABC subunit UvrC, with product MISFQIREKLPTLPTQPGCYLMTNDRGVVIYVGKATNLRQRVRSYFTGQVEGKTIHLVREIDDLEYIVTDTVQEALLLECGLIKHHRPRYNVLLKDDKTYPYIRLSKERHPRLSITRRVRKDGARYFGPYPNARAAQQTKRLLDRLFPLRKCRNIPKQPCLYYHMKQCLAPCIQKVASEQYQELTREIVSLLQGKNDTKIKELHMDMEKFAENLEFEKAREVRDLLRDVAAIVEKQSVVLPDLLDRDVFGWIEEDGWLAIQVFFVRQGKLIERDGHAMEHYHSLEEDLLSYLAQFYRHNPAIPSEILLYGGEIQESLQAMIPQSQILVPKRGAKQRLVAMATRNAGLVLKEQKEILVHHRNQYSLALQELGRSLRIPFPHRIEMVDQAHWQGKAMVAAVVVFIDGVANKSAYRRFNIKTAGDKDDYAALREVVRRRYTRLIREGEDLPDLLLVDGGKGHVRAAMDVLEGELGVSIPIAGLRKDNRHQTAGLVSGEPPLDLELTEKPQLAPLLQTIQAEVHRFAIVHHRKLRHKNMHRSILDDIPGVGPKRRQQLLQYFGSIAAIKQASLQDYRSAGIHEALAKRIQETLHAKETESESSSLS from the coding sequence ATGATTTCATTTCAAATAAGAGAAAAACTACCAACATTACCTACGCAACCCGGTTGCTACCTGATGACCAATGATCGAGGTGTGGTTATCTATGTGGGAAAGGCCACCAACCTTCGTCAACGTGTTCGTTCCTATTTTACAGGACAAGTGGAAGGAAAAACAATCCATCTCGTCCGCGAGATAGACGATTTAGAATATATTGTAACGGATACGGTTCAGGAGGCCCTATTATTGGAATGTGGTCTCATCAAACATCACCGACCACGTTATAATGTGTTATTGAAGGATGATAAAACTTATCCTTATATACGCCTGAGTAAAGAGAGACATCCGAGACTGTCCATCACCCGCCGTGTCCGGAAAGATGGTGCTCGTTATTTTGGTCCCTACCCCAATGCGCGGGCCGCCCAGCAAACCAAGAGGCTATTGGACCGTCTCTTTCCCCTGCGAAAATGCCGAAATATCCCTAAACAACCCTGCCTCTACTACCACATGAAACAATGCCTAGCCCCCTGTATCCAGAAGGTGGCATCCGAACAGTACCAAGAACTTACAAGGGAAATTGTATCCCTCTTGCAGGGTAAAAATGATACTAAAATAAAAGAATTACATATGGATATGGAAAAATTTGCCGAAAATCTGGAATTTGAAAAAGCACGGGAGGTACGGGATCTCCTGCGCGATGTAGCCGCTATTGTTGAGAAACAGAGTGTTGTGCTGCCCGATCTATTGGATAGGGATGTATTTGGATGGATAGAGGAAGATGGTTGGTTGGCTATTCAAGTATTCTTTGTCCGACAGGGGAAACTCATCGAACGGGATGGGCATGCAATGGAACACTACCACAGTCTGGAGGAAGATCTCTTATCTTATCTGGCACAATTCTATCGTCACAATCCGGCCATACCGTCGGAAATTCTATTGTACGGGGGGGAAATACAGGAAAGCCTACAGGCTATGATCCCGCAAAGCCAGATTTTGGTTCCTAAAAGGGGCGCCAAGCAACGGCTCGTTGCAATGGCAACCCGGAATGCGGGCCTGGTTCTCAAAGAACAAAAGGAAATCCTTGTGCATCATCGAAATCAGTACAGTTTAGCTTTACAGGAACTGGGTCGTTCCCTCCGAATCCCCTTTCCACACAGAATTGAAATGGTGGATCAAGCCCATTGGCAAGGGAAAGCCATGGTAGCGGCCGTTGTTGTTTTTATCGATGGTGTAGCAAATAAATCGGCCTATCGCCGTTTTAACATCAAAACAGCAGGGGATAAGGATGACTATGCTGCTCTGCGTGAGGTGGTTAGGCGTCGTTATACACGCCTGATAAGGGAAGGGGAGGACCTTCCTGATCTACTCCTAGTAGATGGCGGTAAGGGTCATGTCCGAGCAGCCATGGATGTTTTGGAAGGGGAATTGGGGGTATCCATTCCCATTGCAGGCCTACGAAAAGACAACCGTCATCAAACGGCGGGATTGGTATCCGGAGAACCGCCATTGGATCTGGAATTGACCGAGAAACCGCAACTGGCCCCCCTATTGCAGACCATACAGGCCGAGGTGCATAGGTTTGCTATTGTTCATCATCGAAAGTTGCGGCATAAGAATATGCATCGCTCCATTCTAGATGATATTCCAGGTGTAGGTCCCAAGAGAAGACAACAACTATTGCAATATTTTGGTTCCATTGCTGCTATCAAACAAGCCTCCCTACAGGATTACCGATCCGCAGGTATTCATGAAGCATTAGCTAAACGTATCCAGGAGACCCTACACGCAAAGGAAACAGAATCAGAATCATCGTCATTGTCATAG
- the rpmI gene encoding 50S ribosomal protein L35, with protein MAKLKTRKSAAKRFKRTGSGRYKRSCANTSHLMGHKTSKQKMHLRAGGMVSKSDEGRLKKMLPG; from the coding sequence GTGGCAAAGTTGAAGACCCGTAAGTCGGCCGCCAAGCGTTTCAAGAGGACCGGGTCGGGTCGCTATAAGCGTTCGTGTGCGAACACGAGTCATCTGATGGGGCACAAGACTTCAAAACAGAAGATGCATTTACGGGCTGGTGGAATGGTTTCCAAGTCTGACGAGGGTCGATTGAAAAAAATGTTGCCGGGTTAA
- a CDS encoding RsmF rRNA methyltransferase first C-terminal domain-containing protein, translated as MMSFTMLPTPFVERMRFHMGSSWPALRNALVKGRAERGLRVHTGKIPLPDLLSQLSYPFDPVPWCSSAIYLPREEKPGYRLEHTLGLYYIQEPSALSAVEILQPCPGDWVLDLCASPGGKGTQIATKLSGKGLLVLNEINADRRTALFDNMERWGMTHAIVMGEHPERLAAHWPNTFDAILVDAPCSGEGMFRKYRERGIHCNPTHSKRCAGLQRQLLTSALTMLRPGGRLLYSTCTFNPMENESVVASILSSHPHVTLLPISLHANFSSGEPTWTTPPCPEVKHCARLWPHLLRGEGHFLALLTKEEPSSTTQRHRRHRWPRPSSTLWKCWTDWSRSVGIQPQIDDYTPVAKGGTLYAMPPDFPYVERLRYLRPGLLLGKQKGRTFVPSHALARVQSIRRGPSSFPTLALSPEETINIGRKGWIETVQPTGLWLLTSMGFPYAWGKVSHGRLRLLHPQPSLNTPFAQYGP; from the coding sequence ATGATGTCATTTACCATGCTACCGACCCCATTCGTTGAGCGTATGCGTTTTCACATGGGATCTTCCTGGCCTGCCCTACGAAATGCCTTGGTGAAGGGAAGGGCGGAACGGGGTTTACGGGTTCATACAGGAAAGATTCCCCTCCCCGACTTGTTATCACAGTTGTCCTACCCCTTCGATCCCGTACCTTGGTGTTCCTCGGCTATCTATTTACCTAGGGAGGAAAAGCCTGGATATCGGTTGGAACATACCCTGGGACTTTATTACATACAAGAACCTAGCGCCCTCTCTGCCGTGGAAATACTCCAACCATGTCCAGGGGACTGGGTATTGGATCTATGTGCTTCACCAGGGGGTAAGGGTACGCAGATTGCCACAAAATTGTCGGGAAAGGGTCTTCTTGTCCTTAATGAGATCAATGCGGATCGACGAACAGCACTTTTTGACAATATGGAACGTTGGGGTATGACCCACGCTATAGTGATGGGGGAACACCCTGAGCGCCTAGCCGCCCACTGGCCCAACACTTTTGATGCCATTCTAGTCGATGCACCCTGCTCAGGGGAGGGTATGTTTAGGAAGTACAGAGAAAGGGGAATTCATTGCAATCCGACACACTCCAAACGTTGTGCGGGTCTGCAACGTCAACTTCTCACCTCCGCACTTACCATGCTTCGGCCGGGCGGTCGTTTGCTTTACTCCACCTGTACGTTCAACCCCATGGAGAATGAATCGGTCGTTGCTTCTATTTTATCCTCCCATCCACACGTTACTCTTCTTCCCATTTCCCTTCATGCTAATTTTTCCTCTGGTGAACCTACATGGACGACCCCTCCGTGCCCCGAGGTTAAGCACTGCGCGCGATTGTGGCCCCATCTTTTGAGAGGAGAGGGTCATTTCTTGGCCTTGTTAACGAAGGAGGAACCCTCATCCACTACACAACGCCACCGTAGACATCGTTGGCCCCGACCATCAAGTACTTTATGGAAATGTTGGACGGATTGGTCCCGGTCTGTCGGTATTCAGCCCCAGATCGATGACTATACCCCCGTTGCAAAGGGGGGTACCCTCTATGCAATGCCCCCCGATTTTCCTTATGTAGAGAGGTTGCGCTACCTGAGACCAGGCTTGCTTTTAGGTAAACAAAAGGGACGTACATTCGTCCCTTCCCATGCCCTTGCCAGGGTGCAATCGATCCGGCGGGGCCCTTCCTCCTTTCCCACATTGGCTCTCTCTCCCGAAGAAACGATCAACATAGGTAGGAAGGGTTGGATAGAAACGGTTCAGCCCACAGGCCTATGGCTTTTGACCTCGATGGGGTTCCCCTACGCATGGGGTAAAGTCAGTCACGGTAGGTTGCGTTTACTTCACCCACAACCTTCCCTGAACACGCCCTTTGCTCAATATGGACCCTGA
- the mqnC gene encoding cyclic dehypoxanthinyl futalosine synthase, giving the protein MVRNVDRVLEKALCGQRLNEEDALLLWECKDIEKLGRIAHQIRLRKNSPDRVTFVVGRNINYTNVCDTYCRFCAFYRAPGKEGGYVLSEGQLVEKIRATVAAGGTEILLQGGTHPDLPFSYYKELLRIFKKHAPSLHMHAFTAIEIEKMMEVSGLPLMEVLRQLKEAGLDSIPGGGAEILDDSVRRKVSPVKGSWRRWMRVMQAAHRVGLHTTATMVIGLGENSEQRVQHLLRLRDAQDSTRGFLAFIVWTFQPGNSQLSLPRLSDADYLQAVAVARLVLDNIPHFQSSWVTMGPEIGKQSLYYGCDDFGSTMMEENVVSAAGTTYPMNARDAVRLIREAGFLPVQRNTRYEDLRCFPVGEEPEKDFSLGEMGSVCGAACTSS; this is encoded by the coding sequence ATGGTGAGGAACGTGGATCGTGTGTTGGAAAAGGCGTTGTGTGGTCAACGGCTCAATGAGGAAGATGCTTTGCTCCTCTGGGAATGCAAGGATATTGAGAAATTGGGACGGATTGCTCACCAGATTCGTTTACGAAAGAATTCCCCTGATCGGGTTACTTTTGTGGTGGGTCGTAATATTAATTACACCAACGTTTGCGATACTTACTGTCGTTTTTGTGCCTTTTACCGTGCTCCTGGAAAAGAGGGGGGGTATGTACTTTCGGAGGGACAATTGGTAGAGAAGATTCGGGCTACCGTGGCGGCGGGTGGTACGGAAATTCTGTTGCAAGGGGGTACTCATCCTGATTTGCCTTTTTCCTATTACAAGGAGCTTCTGCGGATATTTAAGAAGCATGCACCATCCCTACACATGCATGCTTTTACGGCTATTGAAATTGAAAAGATGATGGAGGTATCGGGATTGCCCCTTATGGAGGTGCTCAGGCAACTGAAGGAAGCGGGTCTCGATTCCATACCGGGTGGGGGTGCGGAAATTTTGGATGACAGCGTGCGTCGTAAGGTGAGTCCCGTTAAGGGGTCCTGGCGTCGTTGGATGCGCGTCATGCAGGCTGCTCATCGCGTGGGTCTCCACACCACAGCCACCATGGTCATCGGATTGGGTGAGAATTCCGAACAACGTGTGCAACATCTCTTGCGTTTGCGTGATGCGCAAGATTCTACGAGGGGGTTTTTGGCTTTCATTGTTTGGACCTTCCAACCGGGTAATTCCCAATTGTCCCTCCCCAGGCTCTCCGATGCTGATTATTTGCAAGCGGTTGCTGTCGCCCGTTTGGTTCTTGACAATATTCCCCATTTTCAGTCCTCTTGGGTTACGATGGGACCCGAGATTGGTAAGCAGTCGTTGTACTACGGTTGCGATGACTTTGGTAGCACCATGATGGAGGAGAACGTGGTATCGGCTGCGGGTACGACATACCCAATGAATGCCCGGGATGCTGTACGCTTAATCCGTGAGGCAGGATTTTTACCCGTCCAACGTAACACACGCTATGAGGATCTAAGGTGCTTCCCTGTAGGTGAGGAACCAGAGAAGGATTTTTCTTTGGGGGAGATGGGGTCTGTTTGTGGTGCTGCCTGCACAAGTTCTTGA